From Neospora caninum Liverpool complete genome, chromosome VIII, a single genomic window includes:
- a CDS encoding putative mRNA capping enzyme, large subunit family: protein MSPGFQALRGAASRSAWGAAPSPFADQPDARETESKPSFVASAFQPRSSQTSSGAEPFLGRLKEELPAVSAGAGSTENPSLVESEDPPPVENVASTNAPSSEPLSLQVASSSRPGSVLLSRFGMPSSGRLLPGVRLLSYDPTVEGRVEAFLAECCDASRQTSDASKRETAPTLPACSAGSPASFASAASGSSAANPSAAGGGKSRDSRQDLVVSMSAGHLVGKYTGWKVNLPVALETMLEEHVALDVMFETWELSGSRGGFAGETEEERGELRDAQQRNVLQRLLQRLLQAKRQAYELRPSRRQYLIVDRLKSDAGDSTDDATDAARLRPHHVLRGEEDAEECLGVGRVLRYRLASDSDSEDAGEGVGEKTHGDRKGKKPAESEEQSVERKGDSENTTAGARTPGGCGSLQDNAAVKEGPTARGTATDLGTEGEGAARRATSETTGLKRRRKETRIEVVERIPLGTRLIYRPRSDNHIRLTAESEIATVWTVAGGPSPRKVRSLESPPKEEPSAGGSVPRPQTDSTRDSAAGEESGASGEKTARQDEVVQRSWLTQDVWDLCPLGCPGSPGTHRPRWRLIVTEEGEVADCMTPAATLLLQGGGHPGGTRERRFFDAFPQRRRGSPGGEKPSLEEPDVADGHVADDVDRYEETKKVYVHLEVCGGELQRQLERRKRGQKNVFGALALLVLENAHVLARWLDELNGDFGVGGVGGPFYFPNHMGDVVQAVQKHYNQRKLVSAGQSRIGGLRIHNNQVKRLLINKYVSMGQTVLELACGHGQDLWKYADRCIGKFVGVDLSVAEIREARRRVREGQQARALLQQMLHPPTFHVGNLVDRKALGFLRAEEFDIVSIQLAIHYMVQTEQQARDVLGRAAAHLKEGGMVLGSTVCCSALADHLVELAFVPEEETADEAPFAAEQARRSGHDPPKTKEKCEFGNEVYSVTFDIDTIDRLLQGAPGLGPNGLAIRKEKAKAASVSDPSSWKQYLFADLSVEARAAVGEHLRRRLATEFGIDYHFFLSEAIDAKEFVLPWRSFCAVAASVGLKLVLSMTFPEFLSAATQDPKSERDLKRWLERLNATSRLDKPQFEAFALYKVFAFKKATSTQDRDTETLSSAPAAPVSPQTAQLISRSSPLPQRDHLGASGSAEQTAEKGKVHVHPSEQPDEISILSSTGEHTTERGEAPPSDRSAFLEGVPLKRKRPKRMQTAAIQDA from the exons ATGTCTCCGGGGTTCCAGGCCTTGAGAGGCGCGGCGTCCCGGAGTGCCTGGGGCGcagcgccgtctcccttcgctgATCAGccggacgcgcgcgagacagaaagcaaaCCGAGTTTTGTCGCTTCCGCTTTTCAGCCGAGGTCGTCTCAGACTTCTTCTGGCGCCGAGCCTTTTCTAGGGCGCTTGAAAGAGGAACTTCCCGCGGTCTCTGCGGGCGCGGGTTCCACTGAGAACCCGAGTCTCGTCGAGAGCGAGGATCCACCACCTGTGGAGAATGTCGCCTCCACAaacgcgccttcgtctgAGCCTTTGTCTTTGCAAGTTGCTTCGTCATCGCGTCCGGGATCAGTTCTTCTTTCGCGCTTCGGGATGCCGAGCAGTGGGCGTCTCCTGCCGGGCGTGCGGCTCCTCTCGTATGACCCCACCGTGGAAGGCCGAGTTGAGGCTTTCCTCGCGGAGTGCTGCGACGCAAGTCGCCAAACGAGTGACGCgtcgaaacgcgaaaccgCTCCCACCCTTCCGGCTTGCTCAGCGGGTTCCCCTGCCTCTTTTGCTTCTGCCGCTTCCGGTTCCTCTGCGGCGAACCCTTCTGCCGCCGGGGGCGGGAAGTCGCGCGACTCTCGCCAGGACTTGGTGGTCTCGATGAGTGCGGGACACCTAGTGGGAAAGTACACAGGCTGGAAGGTGAATTTGCCGGTGGCCTTGGAGACGATGTTGGAAGAGCACGTGGCGCTGGATGTGATGTTCGAGACGTGGGAGTTGAGCGGTTCGCGCGGAGGCTTTgcgggcgagacggaagaggagcggGGGGAGctgcgagacgcgcagcagagaaacgttctccagcgcctcctgCAACGCCTTCTGCAGGCCAAGCGCCAAGCCTACGAGCTACGCCCCTCCCGCCGACAGTACCTCATCGTGGACCGCCTCAAAAGCGACGCGGGCGACTCGACAGACGACGCGACAGACGCCGCGCGCCTGCGACCTCACCACGTCCtgcgcggcgaggaagacgcagaggaatGCTTAGGCGTAGGTCGGGTTCTCAGGTATCGCCTCGCCTCGGACTCCGATtcggaagacgcaggcgaaggggttggagagaaaacgcatgGCGAccgaaaggggaagaagccggcagagagcgaggagcagAGTGtagaaaggaagggagacagcgagaacaCAACGGCTGGGGCCCGAACGCCGGGAGGCTGTGGATCTCTGCAAGACAACGCGGCCGTGAAGGAAGGACCGACCGCGAGGGGGACGGCAACGGATCTGGGcacggagggagaaggcgctgcgAGGCGTGCGACGTCGGAGACGACAGGACTCAAGCGgcggcgaaaggagacgcgaatcGAGGTCGTGGAGAGGATTCCCCTCGGCACCCGTCTGATTTACCGACCGAGAAGCGACAATCACATCCGGCTAACAGCGGAGTCGGAGATCGCGACCGTCTGGACCGTCGCGGGCGGGCCGAGCCCGCGGAAAGTCCGGAGTCTCGAGTCACCTCCGAAAGAAGAGCCTTCGGCGGGAGGCTCAGTGCCCAGGCCTCAAACGGACTCAACGCGCGATTCCGCTgctggcgaggagagcggcgcgtctggagaaaagacagcgcGTCAGGACGAGGTGGTTCAGCGGTCGTGGCTGACGCAGGACGTCTGGGACTTGTGTCCGCTCGGGTGTCCAGGGAGTCCGGGAACGCACCGACCGCGTTGGAGACTGATTGTcacagaagaaggcgaagtgGCGGACTGCATGACTCCCGCGGCGACGCTGCTGCTGCAGGGGGGAGGACACCCGggcggaacgcgagagcgccGTTTCTTCGACGCCTTTCCCCAGCGTCGACGCGGATCCCCTGGAGGCGAAAAGCCGTCGCTCGAGGAGCCGGACGTCGCAGACGGCCACGTCGCTGACGATGTTGACCGCTACGAGGAGACCAAGAAGGTGTATGTGCACCTGGAAGTGTGTGGCGGcgagctgcagagacagctggaacggcggaagaggggacagaaaaacgtgtttggcgctctcgcccttcttgTCCTGGAAAACGCGCATGTCCTGGCGAGATGGCTCGATGAACTCAATGGCGACTTCGGCGTCGGGGGCGTCGGCGGTCCTTTCTACTTCCCGAACCACATGGGCGATGTTGTGCAAGCTGTACAGAAACACTACAACCAAAGGAAACTTGTCAGTGCGGGGCAATCCAGAATCGGAGGACTTCGTATCCATAACAACCAA GTGAAGCGCCTGTTGATCAACAAGTACGTTTCGATGGGGCAGACGGTCTTGGAGCTGGCCTGCGGCCACGGACAAGACTTGTGGAAGTACGCGGATCGGTGCATCGGGAAGTTCGTGGGGGTGGATTTGTCGGTGGCCGAGATtcgggaggcgcggcggcgcgtccGGGAAGGCCAGCAGGCCCGAGCCCTGCTTCAGCAGATGCTGCATCCGCCGACGTTCCACGTGGGGAACTTGGTCGACCGGAAGGCGCTCGGCTTCCTGAGAGCGGAGGAGTTCGACATCGTCTCGATTCAGCTGGCGATTCACTACATGGTGCAGACGgagcagcaggcgcgcgACGTGCTGGGCCGAGCTGCTGCGCACTTGAAGGAGGGCGGGATGGTTCTCGGCAGCACAGTCTGTTGCAGCGCCCTGGCCGATCACCTCGTCGAGCTCGCCTTCGtgccggaagaagagacagccgacgaGGCGCCTTTCGCGGCCGAACAGGCGCGACGGAGCGGGCACGACCCGccaaagacgaaagaaaagtgCGAATTCGGAAACGAAGTGTACAGCGTCACATTCGACATCGACACGATCGACCGCCTGCTGCAGGGAGCTCCTGGGCTCGGCCCCAACGGGCTGGCGAtccgaaaagaaaaggccaAAGCGGCAA GCGTCTCTGATCCGTCCTCGTGGAAGCAGTATCTGTTTGCGGATCTCTCcgtggaggcgcgcgcggcagtGGGGGAGCATCTGCGCAGGCGCCTGGCCACCGAGTTCGGGATCGACTAtcacttttttctgtcgGAGGCGATCGACGCCAAGGAGTTCGTCTTGCCCTGGCGCAGCTTCTGCGCCGTGGCTGCCTCGGTGGGTCTGAAGCTCGTGTTGAGCATGACGTTTCCAGAGTTTCTGTCAGCGGCGACTCAAGACCCGAAGTCCGAGCGCGATCTGAAGCGGTGGCTCGAGCGGCTGAACGCGACCAGTCGGCTCGACAAACCTCAGTTTGAAGCCTTCGCACTCTACAAGGTTTTCGCCTTCAAAAAGGCGACCTCAACtcaggacagagacaccgaaacGCTCTCCAGCGCCCCAGCcgctcccgtctcgcctcaAACGGCACAGCTCATTTCTCGCAGTTCCCCCCTGCCCCAGAGAGATCACCTTGGAGCTTCGGGGAGCGCAGAgcagacggcagagaaggggaaggtGCACGTACACCCGAGTGAACAGCCAGATGAAATCTCCATTCTGTCGTCCACAGGGGAACACACAACGGAGCGGGGCGAAGCCCCGCCTTCAGACAGAAGCGCCTTCCTGGAGGGTGTGCCGCTCAAGCGAAAGAGgccgaaacgcatgcaaacggcTGCGATCCAGGACGCCTGa